Proteins co-encoded in one Candidatus Woesearchaeota archaeon genomic window:
- a CDS encoding 30S ribosomal protein S2, which produces MTEIETSSNTMLVPIDTYLKAGIHIGTKFKSNYMKDFIYKIRPDGLYVLNLQKIDERIALAANFLSQFKPEEIIVVGRRENAWKPLRLFSKLTGARVFPGRYPPGILTNTALRNFIEAKVMLVVDAWPDRNAIQDAVKAGIPIVALCDTNNTANNIDLVVPCNNKGRKALGLFFYLLARELLLKWGKITSEDQMEIKVEEFLND; this is translated from the coding sequence ATGACAGAAATAGAAACATCCTCAAACACCATGCTAGTACCCATTGACACCTACCTCAAAGCAGGAATCCACATCGGAACAAAATTCAAGTCCAACTACATGAAGGACTTCATCTACAAAATACGACCAGATGGACTCTACGTACTCAACCTACAAAAAATTGATGAGCGCATAGCTCTTGCAGCAAACTTCCTCTCACAATTCAAACCAGAAGAAATCATCGTAGTAGGAAGAAGAGAAAACGCATGGAAACCACTACGTCTCTTCTCAAAACTCACAGGAGCAAGAGTCTTTCCCGGCAGATACCCTCCAGGCATACTCACCAACACAGCACTAAGAAACTTCATTGAAGCAAAAGTCATGCTCGTCGTAGACGCATGGCCTGACAGAAACGCAATTCAAGACGCAGTCAAAGCAGGAATCCCCATCGTAGCACTTTGCGATACCAACAACACGGCAAACAACATAGATCTCGTCGTACCCTGCAACAACAAAGGAAGAAAAGCATTAGGTCTCTTCTTCTACCTCCTCGCACGAGAACTACTGCTCAAATGGGGAAAAATCACCTCAGAGGACCAAATGGAAATCAAAGTCGAAGAATTCCTCAACGACTAA